In the Solanum pennellii chromosome 5, SPENNV200 genome, one interval contains:
- the LOC107020584 gene encoding uncharacterized protein LOC107020584 isoform X1 — protein sequence MMGSGLQFNRSFNGEDRFYSAAKARRNVNRSFNGEDNLRRAKSDVAVSNFPTKTKMKVAAVDESTKELPVAAAVPASEVLPLCNLQRFLKSVTPSVPAQYLSKTTIRGWRTCDVEFLPYYVLGDLWESFKEWSAYGAGVPLVLDEGDSAVQYYVPYLSGIQLYGDSSKASVKTSRRPGEESDSDYFRDSSSDGSSDSEHERRFLNYSREQRMYHSQASESSLSIDGLSLRDSNATFQEGFSSDEGESGSPQGALLFEYFAHDQPYGREPLADKISDLAQRFPELKTMRSCDLLPSSWISVAWYPIYRIPTGPTLKALDACFLTFHSLHTPMPGNQSGHTAVVACPTDTDAAPKIPLPAFGLASYKFKASLWTPNGGSGRQLMSSLLQAADNWLTLLQVNHPDFSFFCQR from the exons ATGATGGGTAGTGGATTACAGTTTAATCGGAGTTTTAACGGTGAAGATCGGTTTTATAGTGCTGCGAAGGCTCGCCGGAATGTTAATCGGAGTTTTAATGGTGAGGATAATTTAAGGAGAGCTAAGAGTGATGTTGCTGTTAGTAATTTTCCGACGAAGACTAAAATGAAGGTGGCTGCCGTCGATGAATCAACGAAGGAGTTACCGGTTGCTGCTGCCGTGCCGGCATCGGAAGTTTTGCCGCTTTGTAATCTACAGCGGTTTTTGAAATCTGTTACTCCTTCAGTTCCTGCTCAATATCTATCAaag ACAACTATTAGGGGTTGGAGGACGTGTGATGTGGAGTTTCTGCCTTACTATGTACTTGGCGACTTATGGGAGTCTTTTAAAGAATGGAGTGCTTATGGAGCTGGAGTTCCATTGGTTTTGGATGAAGGTGATAGTGCAGTTCAGTACTATGTGCCCTATTTGTCAGGTATTCAGTTGTATGGCGACTCTTCAAAGGCTTCAGTCAAAACAAG TAGGCGACCTGGTGAGGAGAGTGATAGTGACTATTTTCGGGATTCCAGTAGTGATGGAAGTAGTGACTCTGAACACGAGAGACGTTTCTTGAATTATTCAAGGGAGCAACGGATGTATCATAGCCAAGCAAGTGAAAGCTCTCTTAGTATCGATGGGTTATCATTAAGAGACAGTAATGCTACCTTCCAAGAAGGATTTTCAAGCGATGAGGGTGAATCTGGGTCTCCTCAAGGTGCCTTGCTGTTTGAGTATTTTGCGCATGATCAGCCCTATGGTCGTGAACCTTTGGCAGACAAG ATATCTGATCTTGCTCAACGTTTCCCGGAATTAAAAACAATGAGAAGTTGTGATCTCCTTCCTTCCAGTTGGATTTCTGTAGCCtg GTATCCAATTTACCGGATACCTACGGGACCTACTTTAAAAGCTCTGGATGCTTGTTTTCTGACATTTCATTCTCTTCATACACCCATGCCAG GAAATCAAAGTGGTCATACCGCGGTTGTTGCATGTCCAACTGATACGGATGCTGCCCCTAAGATTCCACTACCTGCTTTTGGCCTTGCTTCATACAAGTTTAAAGCGTCACTTTGGACTCCAAATGGTGGATCTGGAAGACAGTTAATGAGCTCGCTCTTACAAGCTGCTGATAACTGGCTAACGCTTCTTCAGGTCAATCATCCTGATTTCAGTTTCTTCTGCCAGAGGTGA
- the LOC107020584 gene encoding uncharacterized protein LOC107020584 isoform X2 — protein MMGSGLQFNRSFNGEDRFYSAAKARRNVNRSFNGEDNLRRAKSDVAVSNFPTKTKMKVAAVDESTKELPVAAAVPASEVLPLCNLQRFLKSVTPSVPAQYLSKTTIRGWRTCDVEFLPYYVLGDLWESFKEWSAYGAGVPLVLDEGDSAVQYYVPYLSGIQLYGDSSKASVKTRRPGEESDSDYFRDSSSDGSSDSEHERRFLNYSREQRMYHSQASESSLSIDGLSLRDSNATFQEGFSSDEGESGSPQGALLFEYFAHDQPYGREPLADKISDLAQRFPELKTMRSCDLLPSSWISVAWYPIYRIPTGPTLKALDACFLTFHSLHTPMPGNQSGHTAVVACPTDTDAAPKIPLPAFGLASYKFKASLWTPNGGSGRQLMSSLLQAADNWLTLLQVNHPDFSFFCQR, from the exons ATGATGGGTAGTGGATTACAGTTTAATCGGAGTTTTAACGGTGAAGATCGGTTTTATAGTGCTGCGAAGGCTCGCCGGAATGTTAATCGGAGTTTTAATGGTGAGGATAATTTAAGGAGAGCTAAGAGTGATGTTGCTGTTAGTAATTTTCCGACGAAGACTAAAATGAAGGTGGCTGCCGTCGATGAATCAACGAAGGAGTTACCGGTTGCTGCTGCCGTGCCGGCATCGGAAGTTTTGCCGCTTTGTAATCTACAGCGGTTTTTGAAATCTGTTACTCCTTCAGTTCCTGCTCAATATCTATCAaag ACAACTATTAGGGGTTGGAGGACGTGTGATGTGGAGTTTCTGCCTTACTATGTACTTGGCGACTTATGGGAGTCTTTTAAAGAATGGAGTGCTTATGGAGCTGGAGTTCCATTGGTTTTGGATGAAGGTGATAGTGCAGTTCAGTACTATGTGCCCTATTTGTCAGGTATTCAGTTGTATGGCGACTCTTCAAAGGCTTCAGTCAAAACAAG GCGACCTGGTGAGGAGAGTGATAGTGACTATTTTCGGGATTCCAGTAGTGATGGAAGTAGTGACTCTGAACACGAGAGACGTTTCTTGAATTATTCAAGGGAGCAACGGATGTATCATAGCCAAGCAAGTGAAAGCTCTCTTAGTATCGATGGGTTATCATTAAGAGACAGTAATGCTACCTTCCAAGAAGGATTTTCAAGCGATGAGGGTGAATCTGGGTCTCCTCAAGGTGCCTTGCTGTTTGAGTATTTTGCGCATGATCAGCCCTATGGTCGTGAACCTTTGGCAGACAAG ATATCTGATCTTGCTCAACGTTTCCCGGAATTAAAAACAATGAGAAGTTGTGATCTCCTTCCTTCCAGTTGGATTTCTGTAGCCtg GTATCCAATTTACCGGATACCTACGGGACCTACTTTAAAAGCTCTGGATGCTTGTTTTCTGACATTTCATTCTCTTCATACACCCATGCCAG GAAATCAAAGTGGTCATACCGCGGTTGTTGCATGTCCAACTGATACGGATGCTGCCCCTAAGATTCCACTACCTGCTTTTGGCCTTGCTTCATACAAGTTTAAAGCGTCACTTTGGACTCCAAATGGTGGATCTGGAAGACAGTTAATGAGCTCGCTCTTACAAGCTGCTGATAACTGGCTAACGCTTCTTCAGGTCAATCATCCTGATTTCAGTTTCTTCTGCCAGAGGTGA
- the LOC107019810 gene encoding LEAF RUST 10 DISEASE-RESISTANCE LOCUS RECEPTOR-LIKE PROTEIN KINASE-like 1.2 codes for MNQEKRYFLIVSLNLCVLCFILQIDECSAVDPQFVVCNKSVNCRYGPRISFPFYIEDVQESYCGYPGFGLNCSEQGFPVVHIAGNEYVVEDIRYQDHTFQLKNSVFNSSVRNACISDIKNVSLDNRPFKFIKDPEFYLLSKCNGSISQNLSKHRIGFGCGGENVNDWGLAMFANDESFESALQVCEKHVMVPVEMLGDEGSNRDVDYRGLLRRGFRLKWTASNCSECAASRGHCGFDVINYQFKCYCTDRPHALSCKPSGKNNLRLILGSVLGGAVLIILVVTSIVCCYKKEHRSCLYFTSRKKSCDRSLTHDFDGSTSYHGVSVFSYVELKEATINFDSSNELGDGGFGAVYYGKLKDGREVAVKRLYEHNCKRMEQFKNEIEILSRLRHRNLVTLYGCTSKHSRELLLVYEFIPNGTVADHLNGDRAKDGFLPWPIRMNIAVETACALAYLHASGTIHRDVKTSNILLDSNCCVKVADFGLSRLFPNDATHVSTAPQGTAGYVDPEYHECYQLTDKSDVYSFGVVLVELISSMPAVDITRRRHEINLANLAINRIQRCAFDELIDPSLGFKSDAQVMRMTTSVAELAFQCLQLETDLRPKMDEVLETLKHIQGTYTDHIKDEKTNDSIVSNTECNGEKVPTSPTSDKVVLLKKIHLPPSPISVTESWVSSCGSSNISG; via the exons ATGAACCAAGAAAAAAGGTATTTCTTGATAGTATCATTAAACCTTTGTGTTTTATGCTTCATTTTGCAAATAGATGAATGTTCTGCTGTTGATCCACAGTTTGTAGTATGTAATAAATCAGTAAATTGTAGATATGGTCCAAGAATAAGCTTTCCATTTTATATTGAAGATGTTCAAGAATCTTATTGTGGGTACCCTGGATTTGGGCTAAATTGTAGTGAACAAGGGTTTCCTGTTGTACATATTGCTGGAAATGAGTATGTAGTTGAAGATATTAGATATCAAGATCATACTTTTCAGCTTAAAAATTCAGTCTTTAACAGTAGTGTAAGGAATGCATGTATTTCTGATATCAAGAATGTGTCACTCGATAATCGCCCTTTTAAGTTTATTAAGGACCCAGAATTTTACTTGTTGTCGAAGTGTAATGGTTCGATATCCCAGAATCTTTCGAAGCACAGGATTGGTTTTGGTTGTGGTGGAGAAAATGTGAATGATTGGGGTCTTGCAATGTTTGCTAATGATGAGAGCTTTGAGTCTGCATTACAAGTGTGTGAAAAACATGTAATGGTACCAGTAGAAATGCTTGGTGATGAGGGAAGTAATCGAGATGTTGACTATCGGGGGCTTTTGAGAAGGGGGTTTAGATTGAAATGGACTGCTAGTAACTGCAGTGAATGTGCAGCAAGTAGAGGACATTGCGGATTTGATGTTATCAACTATCAATTCAAATGTTACTGCACTGATAGACCTCATGCATTGAGTTGCAAACCTTCCG GGAAAAATAATTTGCGGTTGATTCTTGGCTCAG TTTTAGGTGGAGCTGTGTTAATAATCCTTGTGGTCACTTCCATTGTTTGTTGTTACAAGAAAGAACACAGAAGTTGTTTGTACTTCACCTCGAGAAAAAAATCTTGTGATCGTTCCTTAACACATGATTTTGATGGAAGTACTAGTTACCATGGAGTCTCGGTCTTCTCCTATGTTGAACTGAAAGAAGCTACAATTAACTTCGATTCCTCCAATGAACTAGGAGATGGAGGTTTTGGTGCTGTTTACTATG GTAAACTTAAGGATGGGAGAGAAGTTGCAGTGAAGCGACTTTACGAGCACAATTGCAAGAGAATGGAAcagtttaaaaatgaaattgaaattctCTCTCGCCTACGGCATCGAAATCTTGTTACCCTTTATGGTTGCACATCAAAGCATAGCCGTGAACTCCTCCTTGTTTATGAATTCATTCCCAATGGAACAGTGGCAGATCACCTGAATGGGGATAGAGCAAAGGACGGATTCCTCCCATGGCCTATCCGCATGAATATTGCTGTAGAAACTGCTTGTGCATTGGCTTACCTCCATGCTTCTGGCACAATACATCGCGATGTGAAGACTAGCAACATACTCCTCGACAGCAATTGTTGTGTCAAAGTTGCAGATTTTGGGCTTTCGAGACTCTTTCCAAATGATGCTACTCATGTCTCAACTGCTCCTCAAGGGACTGCTGGATATGTTGATCCAGAGTATCATGAATGTTACCAGCTCACTGATAAAAGTGATGTTTACAGTTTCGGTGTTGTCCTTGTTGAACTTATCTCATCAATGCCTGCTGTTGATATTACCAGGCGTCGACATGAAATCAATTTGGCCAACTTAGCAATAAACAGGATTCAGAGATGCGCATTTGATGAGCTGATTGATCCATCTCTGGGATTTAAATCAGATGCACAGGTTATGAGAATGACTACTTCAGTAGCAGAGCTAGCATTTCAATGCTTGCAGCTTGAAACGGACTTGAGACCAAAAATGGATGAAGTACTAGAGACACTTAAACATATTCAAGGCACCTATACGGATCACATCAAAGATGAGAAGACGAATGACTCAATTGTCAGTAACACAGAATGTAATGGTGAAAAAGTCCCTACTTCTCCTACATCAGATAAAGTAGTTCTGTTAAAGAAAATACATTTGCCACCTTCACCTATTTCTGTAACTGAGAGCTGGGTTAGTAGCTGTGGCAGTAGTAATATTAGCGGGTGA
- the LOC107019814 gene encoding LEAF RUST 10 DISEASE-RESISTANCE LOCUS RECEPTOR-LIKE PROTEIN KINASE-like 1.1 isoform X2 gives MASAFLFLCCVVIFGLHQVLGNSKSNCTDEFECGGLGAMKFPFTNTTNPECGLCRFDCHTKPYPTIKLGGHKYDAVVKRGDFFLISDPKLQEYLENKNCKSFDRNFSFPNSPLISFQIVPNLTLYKCKHSHKNNIQETNDSFFKDFDRYTECEGFNVYYHHPKKTILGNTSAKISGKLPKHCSFIQLPIPLPTPAKPYAGGLFELLTSNVLLNWELSKDCHLCLDKGGKCQLIDEHEFHCSIKGQNEQSNSRMIVMASGGVGLILLSSTVAFSIWCRKRGKNGSTQFHRDLEVESKYFGFQVPVFTYAELKEATNNFDPLNELGDGGFGTVYYGKLYDGREVAVKCLYEHNCKRMQQFTTEIEILTRLRHQNLVSLYGCTSRRSRELLLVYEYIPHGTVADHLHGERAAEGSLTWPIRMNIAVETASALAYLHASDVIHRDVKTNNILLDNNFRVKVADFGLSRLFPNNVSHISTAPQGTLGYVDPEYHECYQLTDKSDVYSFGVVLIELVSSMPAVDLNRHKNEVNLANLAINRIQRCAFDELIDPSLGLNSDTLAKKMTISVAELAFRCLQLDKDIRPTMDEVLDILRKIQGGEFHQNEKTFDNLFKSKSVNIPPFSSESDEVALLKKVKFISSSDTNSEVWISGSTTTSTSE, from the exons ATGGCTTCTGCTTTCTTGTTTTTGTGTTGTGTAGTGATCTTTGGCCTACATCAAGTACTAGGTAACTCCAAATCCAACTGCACCGATGAGTTCGAGTGTGGAGGCCTTGGAGCTATGAAGTTTCCTTTCACAAATACCACCAACCCTGAGTGTGGATTATGCAGGTTTGATTGTCATACTAAACCATATCCTACAATTAAACTTGGTGGACACAAATATGATGCTGTAGTGAAGAGGGGTgattttttccttatttcaGATCCTAAACTTCAAGAGTACTTAGAGAACAAAAATTGCAAGTCTTTTGACAGAAACTTCTCATTTCCAAATTCCCCTTTGATTTCTTTCCAAATTGTTCCTAACTTAACCTTGTACAAATGCAAACATAGCCATAAAAACAACATCCAGGAGACAAATGATTCTTTTTTCAAAGATTTTGATCGATATACTGAGTGTGAAGGTTTTAATGTTTACTATCACCATCCCAAGAAAACAATATTGGGAAATACTAGTGCTAAGATAAGTGGCAAACTTCCAAAGCACTGTTCATTTATACAATTGCCAATTCCATTGCCTACACCAGCAAAACCATATGCAGGTGGCTTGTTTGAATTATTGACTTCTAATGTACTTCTAAACTGGGAGTTATCCAAAGATTGTCATCTGTGTCTTGACAAAGGAGGGAAATGCCAGCTGATCGATGAACACGAGTTTCATTGTTCCATTAAAG GACAAAATGAACAAAGTAATTCGAGAATGATTGTTATGGCCTCAG GTGGAGTTGGTTTGATCCTACTATCTTCCACTGTTGCCTTTTCTATCTGGTGTCGCAAGAGAGGGAAGAATGGTTCGACTCAATTTCATCGGGATCTTGAGGTAGAGAGCAAATATTTTGGATTTCAGGTTCCAGTTTTCACCTATGCTGAACTTAAGGAAGCCACCAACAATTTTGATCCCTTGAATGAACTAGGAGATGGAGGTTTTGGAACTGTATATTATG GGAAACTGTATGATGGAAGAGAAGTTGCAGTAAAATGCCTCTATGAGCACAACTGCAAGAGAATGCAGCAGTTCACAACCGAAATCGAGATTCTTACTCGTTTGAGGCACCAAAATCTTGTGTCCCTTTATGGCTGCACTTCAAGACGCAGCCGTGAGCTTCTCCTTGTTTACGAATACATTCCACATGGAACAGTTGCTGATCATCTCCATGGCGAAAGAGCAGCAGAGGGATCTCTCACATGGCCCATCCGTATGAACATTGCAGTTGAAACAGCCAGTGCATTGGCTTACCTCCATGCTTCTGATGTGATACATCGCGATGTCAAGACTAACAACATCCTTCTCGACAACAACTTTCGTGTCAAAGTAGCAGATTTTGGACTCTCGAGACTTTTCCCCAACAACGTTTCTCACATATCAACAGCTCCTCAAGGAACGCTCGGGTACGTTGATCCTGAGTATCACGAGTGTTATCAGCTTACTGACAAAAGTGATGTTTACAGTTTCGGGGTTGTCCTTATCGAGCTTGTATCATCAATGCCAGCTGTTGACTTAAACAGGCACAAGAACGAGGTCAATTTGGCTAACTTGGCGATAAACAGGATACAAAGATGTGCATTTGATGAACTGATCGATCCATCACTCGGGCTAAACTCAGATACGCTTGCTAAGAAAATGACTATCTCTGTCGCGGAGCTAGCTTTTCGATGCTTGCAACTTGATAAGGATATCAGGCCAACAATGGATGAAGTATTGGACATTTTAAGAAAGATCCAAGGTGGAGAGTTTCATCAAAATGAGAAGACATTTGACAATTTATTCAAGTCTAAGAGTGTTAATATCCCTCCATTTTCCTCTGAATCAGATGAAGTTGCACTGTTAAAGAAAGTTAAGTTCATAAGTTCATCAGATACTAATAGTGAGGTATGGATTAGTGGCTCTACCACAACAAGCACTAGTGAGTGA
- the LOC107019814 gene encoding LEAF RUST 10 DISEASE-RESISTANCE LOCUS RECEPTOR-LIKE PROTEIN KINASE-like 1.1 isoform X1 — protein sequence MASAFLFLCCVVIFGLHQVLGNSKSNCTDEFECGGLGAMKFPFTNTTNPECGLCRFDCHTKPYPTIKLGGHKYDAVVKRGDFFLISDPKLQEYLENKNCKSFDRNFSFPNSPLISFQIVPNLTLYKCKHSHKNNIQETNDSFFKDFDRYTECEGFNVYYHHPKKTILGNTSAKISGKLPKHCSFIQLPIPLPTPAKPYAGGLFELLTSNVLLNWELSKDCHLCLDKGGKCQLIDEHEFHCSIKGQNEQSNSRMIVMASVLGGVGLILLSSTVAFSIWCRKRGKNGSTQFHRDLEVESKYFGFQVPVFTYAELKEATNNFDPLNELGDGGFGTVYYGKLYDGREVAVKCLYEHNCKRMQQFTTEIEILTRLRHQNLVSLYGCTSRRSRELLLVYEYIPHGTVADHLHGERAAEGSLTWPIRMNIAVETASALAYLHASDVIHRDVKTNNILLDNNFRVKVADFGLSRLFPNNVSHISTAPQGTLGYVDPEYHECYQLTDKSDVYSFGVVLIELVSSMPAVDLNRHKNEVNLANLAINRIQRCAFDELIDPSLGLNSDTLAKKMTISVAELAFRCLQLDKDIRPTMDEVLDILRKIQGGEFHQNEKTFDNLFKSKSVNIPPFSSESDEVALLKKVKFISSSDTNSEVWISGSTTTSTSE from the exons ATGGCTTCTGCTTTCTTGTTTTTGTGTTGTGTAGTGATCTTTGGCCTACATCAAGTACTAGGTAACTCCAAATCCAACTGCACCGATGAGTTCGAGTGTGGAGGCCTTGGAGCTATGAAGTTTCCTTTCACAAATACCACCAACCCTGAGTGTGGATTATGCAGGTTTGATTGTCATACTAAACCATATCCTACAATTAAACTTGGTGGACACAAATATGATGCTGTAGTGAAGAGGGGTgattttttccttatttcaGATCCTAAACTTCAAGAGTACTTAGAGAACAAAAATTGCAAGTCTTTTGACAGAAACTTCTCATTTCCAAATTCCCCTTTGATTTCTTTCCAAATTGTTCCTAACTTAACCTTGTACAAATGCAAACATAGCCATAAAAACAACATCCAGGAGACAAATGATTCTTTTTTCAAAGATTTTGATCGATATACTGAGTGTGAAGGTTTTAATGTTTACTATCACCATCCCAAGAAAACAATATTGGGAAATACTAGTGCTAAGATAAGTGGCAAACTTCCAAAGCACTGTTCATTTATACAATTGCCAATTCCATTGCCTACACCAGCAAAACCATATGCAGGTGGCTTGTTTGAATTATTGACTTCTAATGTACTTCTAAACTGGGAGTTATCCAAAGATTGTCATCTGTGTCTTGACAAAGGAGGGAAATGCCAGCTGATCGATGAACACGAGTTTCATTGTTCCATTAAAG GACAAAATGAACAAAGTAATTCGAGAATGATTGTTATGGCCTCAG TTTTAGGTGGAGTTGGTTTGATCCTACTATCTTCCACTGTTGCCTTTTCTATCTGGTGTCGCAAGAGAGGGAAGAATGGTTCGACTCAATTTCATCGGGATCTTGAGGTAGAGAGCAAATATTTTGGATTTCAGGTTCCAGTTTTCACCTATGCTGAACTTAAGGAAGCCACCAACAATTTTGATCCCTTGAATGAACTAGGAGATGGAGGTTTTGGAACTGTATATTATG GGAAACTGTATGATGGAAGAGAAGTTGCAGTAAAATGCCTCTATGAGCACAACTGCAAGAGAATGCAGCAGTTCACAACCGAAATCGAGATTCTTACTCGTTTGAGGCACCAAAATCTTGTGTCCCTTTATGGCTGCACTTCAAGACGCAGCCGTGAGCTTCTCCTTGTTTACGAATACATTCCACATGGAACAGTTGCTGATCATCTCCATGGCGAAAGAGCAGCAGAGGGATCTCTCACATGGCCCATCCGTATGAACATTGCAGTTGAAACAGCCAGTGCATTGGCTTACCTCCATGCTTCTGATGTGATACATCGCGATGTCAAGACTAACAACATCCTTCTCGACAACAACTTTCGTGTCAAAGTAGCAGATTTTGGACTCTCGAGACTTTTCCCCAACAACGTTTCTCACATATCAACAGCTCCTCAAGGAACGCTCGGGTACGTTGATCCTGAGTATCACGAGTGTTATCAGCTTACTGACAAAAGTGATGTTTACAGTTTCGGGGTTGTCCTTATCGAGCTTGTATCATCAATGCCAGCTGTTGACTTAAACAGGCACAAGAACGAGGTCAATTTGGCTAACTTGGCGATAAACAGGATACAAAGATGTGCATTTGATGAACTGATCGATCCATCACTCGGGCTAAACTCAGATACGCTTGCTAAGAAAATGACTATCTCTGTCGCGGAGCTAGCTTTTCGATGCTTGCAACTTGATAAGGATATCAGGCCAACAATGGATGAAGTATTGGACATTTTAAGAAAGATCCAAGGTGGAGAGTTTCATCAAAATGAGAAGACATTTGACAATTTATTCAAGTCTAAGAGTGTTAATATCCCTCCATTTTCCTCTGAATCAGATGAAGTTGCACTGTTAAAGAAAGTTAAGTTCATAAGTTCATCAGATACTAATAGTGAGGTATGGATTAGTGGCTCTACCACAACAAGCACTAGTGAGTGA